Proteins from a single region of Undibacterium sp. KW1:
- a CDS encoding DDE-type integrase/transposase/recombinase, with the protein MAAKPSFELRLRVLNAVHDAPGNSMRERIKFVADKTFIDGLSGHLHQFTWRTISTWLYRHKSHGMTTLQNKTRSDKDAYRKVQVNQLAEAIHEVLPTLTHNKVGVIPKSVLYRVLLQRGLFTRSQLAPTTFYRMIRTHQLLDDKAVQKQRLSFAMQFANQLWQADTLYGPTIKQADGHWRKTFLIAFIDDASRVVTHAEFFYRDNTENMVLAFRSALYKRGKPERLYFDNGANYSAKEILQACVRLDIHLSHAPIRDGAAKGKIERFFRGFRDRFLTLHPSFTSLEELNRLTHEWVEGEYNSKSHSAIGMTPVDRFNLDRNRVKFLTDDAFSAEVFFMEETRKVSKTNVFSIHSQRYECPVDLRDKSIQVRYDRMRRDRFVVYFNGHRMGEATVLDLYANARLRLPATVGGHDD; encoded by the coding sequence ATGGCTGCTAAACCTTCATTTGAATTACGACTACGGGTGTTGAATGCCGTGCATGATGCCCCCGGCAATAGCATGCGCGAGCGCATCAAGTTCGTCGCCGATAAAACCTTTATCGATGGCTTGTCAGGTCACCTGCACCAGTTCACCTGGCGCACCATCAGTACATGGCTGTATCGTCATAAAAGCCATGGCATGACCACCCTGCAAAACAAGACCCGTTCCGATAAAGATGCTTATCGCAAGGTGCAGGTGAATCAGTTGGCCGAGGCAATCCATGAAGTGCTGCCGACGCTGACACACAATAAGGTCGGCGTGATCCCCAAAAGCGTTCTATACCGGGTACTTTTGCAGCGCGGTTTGTTCACCCGCTCGCAATTAGCACCGACCACGTTTTATAGGATGATACGCACCCACCAGTTACTGGATGACAAGGCTGTGCAAAAGCAACGCTTGTCGTTTGCCATGCAGTTCGCCAATCAATTGTGGCAAGCTGACACCTTGTATGGCCCGACCATCAAACAGGCGGATGGTCATTGGAGAAAGACTTTCCTGATCGCCTTCATCGATGATGCGTCCAGGGTGGTGACACATGCCGAGTTTTTCTACCGCGACAATACCGAGAACATGGTGTTGGCCTTCCGATCGGCTTTATACAAGCGCGGTAAGCCGGAGCGGCTCTATTTCGACAATGGCGCGAATTATTCCGCCAAGGAAATTCTGCAGGCTTGTGTGCGGCTGGATATTCATCTCTCTCATGCGCCGATTCGTGACGGTGCGGCCAAGGGCAAGATCGAGCGTTTCTTCAGGGGGTTCCGGGATCGCTTTCTGACCTTGCATCCCAGCTTCACGTCTCTGGAAGAATTGAATCGCCTGACGCATGAATGGGTGGAGGGGGAATACAATTCGAAGTCTCATAGTGCCATAGGGATGACGCCGGTTGATCGTTTCAATCTGGACCGTAACCGGGTGAAGTTTTTGACTGACGATGCGTTTTCTGCAGAAGTGTTTTTTATGGAGGAGACGCGTAAGGTGAGTAAGACCAACGTATTCTCGATCCATTCGCAGCGCTATGAATGCCCGGTCGATTTACGCGACAAATCCATTCAGGTGCGCTATGACCGCATGCGCCGTGACCGTTTTGTGGTGTATTTCAACGGCCACCGCATGGGGGAAGCAACGGTGCTGGATTTATACGCCAATGCGCGCTTGCGTCTGCCGGCAACGGTTGGGGGGCATGATGATTAA
- a CDS encoding AAA family ATPase, with the protein MRACVCRQRLGGMMIKATFGLTKEPFYRSEVALLPQQAEAVEMIRVHAQHGGFSVIVGHPGVGKSVIREHLEHLGKERDTVVVSFSQTMHTYQPILKQLAESLQVNAPMKDIEKELIQAAYRHVQSQKTLYIVIDEAHLLDVGILRKLRLLFERFPKKHNLVLLGHPELMFRLSMTCNEDIKSRISYSRQVLPLHDDDLTKFVVTELAAVGLGANTFDEAALQVVLRAVQGNLRLCRNLCYASLIAACLDHQRICTVSHVNAALLQPHWRSHDALLKQQVKPQRVPS; encoded by the coding sequence ATGCGCGCTTGCGTCTGCCGGCAACGGTTGGGGGGCATGATGATTAAGGCCACCTTCGGTTTAACTAAAGAGCCGTTTTACCGCAGTGAGGTGGCGTTGTTGCCGCAGCAGGCCGAAGCCGTGGAGATGATCAGGGTTCATGCGCAGCACGGGGGCTTCTCGGTGATTGTGGGTCATCCTGGCGTCGGCAAATCTGTCATTCGCGAACATCTGGAACACTTGGGTAAGGAGCGCGATACGGTGGTGGTGTCTTTTAGCCAGACGATGCATACTTATCAGCCTATCTTGAAGCAATTGGCGGAGTCGTTGCAGGTGAATGCGCCAATGAAAGACATTGAAAAAGAGCTGATACAAGCGGCTTACCGTCATGTACAATCGCAAAAAACGCTGTATATCGTGATCGATGAGGCGCACTTGCTGGATGTGGGCATTTTACGTAAATTGCGCTTGTTGTTTGAGCGTTTCCCTAAAAAGCACAATCTGGTGTTGCTGGGGCATCCTGAGTTGATGTTTCGTTTGTCAATGACGTGTAATGAAGACATCAAGAGCCGGATCAGTTATTCCAGGCAGGTGTTGCCGTTGCATGACGATGACTTGACCAAATTTGTCGTCACCGAGCTGGCTGCTGTTGGTTTGGGTGCCAACACTTTCGATGAGGCAGCCTTGCAGGTCGTATTGCGGGCGGTGCAGGGTAATTTGCGGCTATGTCGTAACCTTTGTTACGCTAGTCTGATTGCTGCTTGCCTCGATCATCAACGCATTTGCACGGTGTCGCATGTCAATGCCGCGCTTCTGCAGCCGCACTGGCGTTCACACGATGCTTTGCTTAAGCAACAGGTCAAACCGCAGCGGGTGCCATCATGA